A genomic region of Lytechinus pictus isolate F3 Inbred chromosome 2, Lp3.0, whole genome shotgun sequence contains the following coding sequences:
- the LOC129278896 gene encoding uncharacterized protein LOC129278896 isoform X5 — protein sequence MKQVPLPQVRNSSRTGTSAPRNVKNISISSDRYLGSSKTGRQSSQSSLHKSYPQYDAPSLPKKEQVHRFEEEQTNLYITRTMKRKSEILSHRVDRLYYLCGSGFPVQGRYDVSDVELQKLQDFSRVRNNSRATSGFSSGRSVHSLTESSLLTESRSKRSPLGSPLGSPRCTPVPPNIDLTVEGSGVTHSGDKVKGHAVSNQNQNEGTPQGQMSSRIQDGNTMKEDGKKSSVDSDSHNRKAGDSSENQIAGASRTEDSSEEQHAIPHRTGETEHDEKDRTECEKDSGHEVRQNGKSDGRTDEGGALEEDGQGAALRQLSTGGDGDGDANKECRNGGGTLVGGGGDAAGVSGGLASGDAIKDADDCHGDGDNADGCQGEGDGANGRHGDGQDRDDADGCHGEGEDDVEEIGGGEGGDDALNRLSSSDAIQESDGQLGDEDKGECQDKVHNDGEESVTSKHPVLGERQVESIAPGLKLDKTPCTMKKSDVYLTDFGDPKAPTSSDRDGKPIHSYGREIAQLESKLDKVDTLTQEVDDIGQVTRVNSDASDWGNVSNQDGNYESGVFARARSDEERRKALQRREERKEAKNAVKVEESDAQRVRDKAEKERALKQARKIKFKMEDVYNFISSRQREIFSQKFRELDSDGNGKITLKELTKKMHSTTSKDDIRHLLKVFDLNKDKTVDQREFVTVAALNDKLTGKEVTSEAAPLELNLNRLSVHITAYKEMFDAVDQNGDGRLAMDEIMFIITVSTGIDIAVDKEAVRYIHNTIDKDGNGSIDFVEYLAFIPFFQKIHQQIIGKPVTFDEIEEARRAVKKAMNR from the exons ATGAAGCAAGTTCCCCTTCCACAAGTGAGGAATAGCTCACGTACAGGGACCAGCGCACCAAGGAATGTGAAGAATATTTCCATCAGTAGTGATCGATATCTAGGCTCATCAAAGACTGGACGCCAAAGCTCTCAAAG CTCTCTACACAAGTCCTATCCACAGTATGATGCGCCCTCGTTGCCCAAAAAGGAGCAGGTTCATAGATTCGAAGAGGAGCAGACCAACCTATATATCACACGGACGATGAAACGAAAGTCAGAG ATCCTATCTCACCGAGTTGATAGATTGTACTATCTCTGTGGATCAGGGTTCCCGGTGCAGGGCAGGTATGATGTCAGCGATGTTGAATTACAAAAACTACAAGACTTCTCTAGGGTTCGAAACAATAGCAGAGCTACAAG TGGTTTTTCAAGCGGAAGGAGTGTGCATAGTTTGACTGAATCTAGTCTGTTAACAGAAAGCAGG AGTAAGAGATCACCTCTTGGGTCACCGTTAGGATCACCTCGCTGCACACCCGTTCCTCCTAACATTGATCTTACCGTAGAAGGAAGTGGGGTCACTCACTCTGGtgacaaggtcaaaggtcatgcagTGTCAAACCAAAATCAGAATGAAGGGACTCCACAAGGTCAGATGTCTTCCAGAATCCAAG ATGGAAATACAATgaaggaagatgggaagaagaGTTCTGTGGACAGTGACTCCCATAACAGGAAAGCAGGAGACTCGTCTGAGAACCAGATTGCAGGTGCCAGTAGGACGGAGGACTCATCAGAAGAACAACATGCTATCCCTCATAGAACCGGAGAGACAGAACATGATGAGAAAGATAGGACTGAGTGCGAGAAAGATAGTGGACATGAAGTTAGGCAGAATGGAAAGTCGGATGGAAGAACTGATGAAGGAGGAGCATTGGAAGAAGATGGACAAGGAGCAGCCTTGAGGCAGCTTTCAACTGGTGGTGATGGAGACGGTGATGCGAACAAGGAATGCAGAAATGGTGGAGGAACACTTGTAGGAGGAGGCGGGGATGCTGCTGGTGTCTCAGGAGGACTGGCATCTGGTGATGCGATCAAGGATGCAGATGATTGCCATGGAGATGGTGATAATGCAGATGGTTGCCAAGGAGAGGGTGATGGTGCAAATGGTCGCCATGGAGACGGTCAAGATCGTGATGATGCAGATGGTTGCCATGGAGAGGGAGAAGATGACGTTGAAGAGATAGGAGGTGGAGAAGGCGGAGATGATGCCTTGAACAGACTCTCTTCTAGTGATGCCATACAGGAATCGGATGGTCAGCTTGGTGATGAGGATAAAGGAGAATGTCAAGataaagttcacaatgatggagAAGAAAGTGTCACATCAAAg CATCCAGTTCTTGGAGAAAGACAGGTAGAAAG TATTGCTCCAGGATTAAAACTTGATAAGACACCATGCACCATGAAGAAATCAGA TGTATACCTGACCGACTTTGGTGATCCCAAGGCACCAACATCGAGCGATAGAGACGGGAAGCCAATCCACAGCTACGGCCGGGAGATCGCTCAGCTGGAAAGTAAACTAGACAAGGTGGATACCTTGACCCAGGAAGTAGATGACATAGGTCAGGTGACAAGGGTGAATTCTGATGCATCTGATTGGGGGAATGTCAGCAACCAGGATGGGAACTATGAGAGCGGTGTGTTCGCCAGAGCTAGGAGTGACGAGGAGAGGAGGAAGGCTCTGCAGCGGAgggaggaaaggaaagaagcaaAGAATGCGGTTAAGGTGGAAGAGAGTGACGCCCAACGAGTCCGGGATAAAGCAGAAAAGGAAAGAGCTCTCAAACAGGCTAGGAAAATCAAGTTCAAG ATGGAGGATGTGTACAATTTTATCAGTAGCAGACAACGGGAAATCTTCAGCCAGAAGTTTAGGGAGCTGGACTCTGACGGAAATGGGAAGATTACTCTGAAAGAACTCACTAAAAAGATGCATTCCACTACTTCTAAGGATGATATTCGCCATCTACTTAAG GTGTTTGATTTGAACAAGGATAAAACTGTTGACCAGCGTGAGTTTGTGACGGTTGCTGCCCTCAATGACAAACTGACCGGGAAGGAGGTGACATCAGAGGCCGCACCGTTAGAACTGAACTTGAACCGGCTCTCTGTTCATATAACAGCTTACAAG GAAATGTTTGATGCTGTCGATCAGAACGGAGACGGACGTCTGGCGATGGACGAGATCATGTTCATCATCACGGTTTCAACCGGCATCGACATCGCGGTCGACAAGGAGGCCGTCCGTTACATCCACAACACCATAGACAAGGATGGGAATGGCAGCATTGATTTTGTGGAATATCTTGCCTTCATTCCTTTCTTCCAGAAGATCCATCAGCAAATTATCGGAAAGCCTGTCACGTTTGATGAGATTGAAGAGGCAAGGAGAGCTGTGAAAAAGGCTATGAATAGATAG
- the LOC129278896 gene encoding uncharacterized protein LOC129278896 isoform X1: MSERGEDSSLPIMGQGRRAKSADLCRSRQRVQSAKSTRSAIETVLPTSQNAVSRAVYLRRLNILMSQKEDNSNIQRSATPNSYGCSLSVPWTFHSSTRMKQVPLPQVRNSSRTGTSAPRNVKNISISSDRYLGSSKTGRQSSQSSLHKSYPQYDAPSLPKKEQVHRFEEEQTNLYITRTMKRKSEILSHRVDRLYYLCGSGFPVQGRYDVSDVELQKLQDFSRVRNNSRATSGFSSGRSVHSLTESSLLTESRSKRSPLGSPLGSPRCTPVPPNIDLTVEGSGVTHSGDKVKGHAVSNQNQNEGTPQGQMSSRIQDGNTMKEDGKKSSVDSDSHNRKAGDSSENQIAGASRTEDSSEEQHAIPHRTGETEHDEKDRTECEKDSGHEVRQNGKSDGRTDEGGALEEDGQGAALRQLSTGGDGDGDANKECRNGGGTLVGGGGDAAGVSGGLASGDAIKDADDCHGDGDNADGCQGEGDGANGRHGDGQDRDDADGCHGEGEDDVEEIGGGEGGDDALNRLSSSDAIQESDGQLGDEDKGECQDKVHNDGEESVTSKHPVLGERQVESIAPGLKLDKTPCTMKKSDVYLTDFGDPKAPTSSDRDGKPIHSYGREIAQLESKLDKVDTLTQEVDDIGQVTRVNSDASDWGNVSNQDGNYESGVFARARSDEERRKALQRREERKEAKNAVKVEESDAQRVRDKAEKERALKQARKIKFKMEDVYNFISSRQREIFSQKFRELDSDGNGKITLKELTKKMHSTTSKDDIRHLLKVFDLNKDKTVDQREFVTVAALNDKLTGKEVTSEAAPLELNLNRLSVHITAYKEMFDAVDQNGDGRLAMDEIMFIITVSTGIDIAVDKEAVRYIHNTIDKDGNGSIDFVEYLAFIPFFQKIHQQIIGKPVTFDEIEEARRAVKKAMNR; this comes from the exons ATGTCTGAGAGAGGAGAAGATAGTTCACTTCCTATAATGGGCCAAGGTAGAAGAGCCAAATCAGCAGATCTTTGTCGTTCCCGACAAAGGGTCCAGTCTGCTAAAAGCACCCGTAGTGCCATTGAGACGGTATTACCAACATCTCAAAATGCAGTGTCCAGGGCAGTGTACCTTCGGAGATTGAACATTCTTATG TCACAGAAAGAAGATAATTCAAACATTCAAAGATCAGCAACTCCTAATTCATATGG CTGTTCATTGTCAGTTCCATGGACGTTTCA TTCAAGCACCAGGATGAAGCAAGTTCCCCTTCCACAAGTGAGGAATAGCTCACGTACAGGGACCAGCGCACCAAGGAATGTGAAGAATATTTCCATCAGTAGTGATCGATATCTAGGCTCATCAAAGACTGGACGCCAAAGCTCTCAAAG CTCTCTACACAAGTCCTATCCACAGTATGATGCGCCCTCGTTGCCCAAAAAGGAGCAGGTTCATAGATTCGAAGAGGAGCAGACCAACCTATATATCACACGGACGATGAAACGAAAGTCAGAG ATCCTATCTCACCGAGTTGATAGATTGTACTATCTCTGTGGATCAGGGTTCCCGGTGCAGGGCAGGTATGATGTCAGCGATGTTGAATTACAAAAACTACAAGACTTCTCTAGGGTTCGAAACAATAGCAGAGCTACAAG TGGTTTTTCAAGCGGAAGGAGTGTGCATAGTTTGACTGAATCTAGTCTGTTAACAGAAAGCAGG AGTAAGAGATCACCTCTTGGGTCACCGTTAGGATCACCTCGCTGCACACCCGTTCCTCCTAACATTGATCTTACCGTAGAAGGAAGTGGGGTCACTCACTCTGGtgacaaggtcaaaggtcatgcagTGTCAAACCAAAATCAGAATGAAGGGACTCCACAAGGTCAGATGTCTTCCAGAATCCAAG ATGGAAATACAATgaaggaagatgggaagaagaGTTCTGTGGACAGTGACTCCCATAACAGGAAAGCAGGAGACTCGTCTGAGAACCAGATTGCAGGTGCCAGTAGGACGGAGGACTCATCAGAAGAACAACATGCTATCCCTCATAGAACCGGAGAGACAGAACATGATGAGAAAGATAGGACTGAGTGCGAGAAAGATAGTGGACATGAAGTTAGGCAGAATGGAAAGTCGGATGGAAGAACTGATGAAGGAGGAGCATTGGAAGAAGATGGACAAGGAGCAGCCTTGAGGCAGCTTTCAACTGGTGGTGATGGAGACGGTGATGCGAACAAGGAATGCAGAAATGGTGGAGGAACACTTGTAGGAGGAGGCGGGGATGCTGCTGGTGTCTCAGGAGGACTGGCATCTGGTGATGCGATCAAGGATGCAGATGATTGCCATGGAGATGGTGATAATGCAGATGGTTGCCAAGGAGAGGGTGATGGTGCAAATGGTCGCCATGGAGACGGTCAAGATCGTGATGATGCAGATGGTTGCCATGGAGAGGGAGAAGATGACGTTGAAGAGATAGGAGGTGGAGAAGGCGGAGATGATGCCTTGAACAGACTCTCTTCTAGTGATGCCATACAGGAATCGGATGGTCAGCTTGGTGATGAGGATAAAGGAGAATGTCAAGataaagttcacaatgatggagAAGAAAGTGTCACATCAAAg CATCCAGTTCTTGGAGAAAGACAGGTAGAAAG TATTGCTCCAGGATTAAAACTTGATAAGACACCATGCACCATGAAGAAATCAGA TGTATACCTGACCGACTTTGGTGATCCCAAGGCACCAACATCGAGCGATAGAGACGGGAAGCCAATCCACAGCTACGGCCGGGAGATCGCTCAGCTGGAAAGTAAACTAGACAAGGTGGATACCTTGACCCAGGAAGTAGATGACATAGGTCAGGTGACAAGGGTGAATTCTGATGCATCTGATTGGGGGAATGTCAGCAACCAGGATGGGAACTATGAGAGCGGTGTGTTCGCCAGAGCTAGGAGTGACGAGGAGAGGAGGAAGGCTCTGCAGCGGAgggaggaaaggaaagaagcaaAGAATGCGGTTAAGGTGGAAGAGAGTGACGCCCAACGAGTCCGGGATAAAGCAGAAAAGGAAAGAGCTCTCAAACAGGCTAGGAAAATCAAGTTCAAG ATGGAGGATGTGTACAATTTTATCAGTAGCAGACAACGGGAAATCTTCAGCCAGAAGTTTAGGGAGCTGGACTCTGACGGAAATGGGAAGATTACTCTGAAAGAACTCACTAAAAAGATGCATTCCACTACTTCTAAGGATGATATTCGCCATCTACTTAAG GTGTTTGATTTGAACAAGGATAAAACTGTTGACCAGCGTGAGTTTGTGACGGTTGCTGCCCTCAATGACAAACTGACCGGGAAGGAGGTGACATCAGAGGCCGCACCGTTAGAACTGAACTTGAACCGGCTCTCTGTTCATATAACAGCTTACAAG GAAATGTTTGATGCTGTCGATCAGAACGGAGACGGACGTCTGGCGATGGACGAGATCATGTTCATCATCACGGTTTCAACCGGCATCGACATCGCGGTCGACAAGGAGGCCGTCCGTTACATCCACAACACCATAGACAAGGATGGGAATGGCAGCATTGATTTTGTGGAATATCTTGCCTTCATTCCTTTCTTCCAGAAGATCCATCAGCAAATTATCGGAAAGCCTGTCACGTTTGATGAGATTGAAGAGGCAAGGAGAGCTGTGAAAAAGGCTATGAATAGATAG
- the LOC129278896 gene encoding uncharacterized protein LOC129278896 isoform X3, with the protein MSERGEDSSLPIMGQGRRAKSADLCRSRQRVQSAKSTRSAIETVLPTSQNAVSRAVYLRRLNILMSQKEDNSNIQRSATPNSYGSSTRMKQVPLPQVRNSSRTGTSAPRNVKNISISSDRYLGSSKTGRQSSQSSLHKSYPQYDAPSLPKKEQVHRFEEEQTNLYITRTMKRKSEILSHRVDRLYYLCGSGFPVQGRYDVSDVELQKLQDFSRVRNNSRATSGFSSGRSVHSLTESSLLTESRSKRSPLGSPLGSPRCTPVPPNIDLTVEGSGVTHSGDKVKGHAVSNQNQNEGTPQGQMSSRIQDGNTMKEDGKKSSVDSDSHNRKAGDSSENQIAGASRTEDSSEEQHAIPHRTGETEHDEKDRTECEKDSGHEVRQNGKSDGRTDEGGALEEDGQGAALRQLSTGGDGDGDANKECRNGGGTLVGGGGDAAGVSGGLASGDAIKDADDCHGDGDNADGCQGEGDGANGRHGDGQDRDDADGCHGEGEDDVEEIGGGEGGDDALNRLSSSDAIQESDGQLGDEDKGECQDKVHNDGEESVTSKHPVLGERQVESIAPGLKLDKTPCTMKKSDVYLTDFGDPKAPTSSDRDGKPIHSYGREIAQLESKLDKVDTLTQEVDDIGQVTRVNSDASDWGNVSNQDGNYESGVFARARSDEERRKALQRREERKEAKNAVKVEESDAQRVRDKAEKERALKQARKIKFKMEDVYNFISSRQREIFSQKFRELDSDGNGKITLKELTKKMHSTTSKDDIRHLLKVFDLNKDKTVDQREFVTVAALNDKLTGKEVTSEAAPLELNLNRLSVHITAYKEMFDAVDQNGDGRLAMDEIMFIITVSTGIDIAVDKEAVRYIHNTIDKDGNGSIDFVEYLAFIPFFQKIHQQIIGKPVTFDEIEEARRAVKKAMNR; encoded by the exons ATGTCTGAGAGAGGAGAAGATAGTTCACTTCCTATAATGGGCCAAGGTAGAAGAGCCAAATCAGCAGATCTTTGTCGTTCCCGACAAAGGGTCCAGTCTGCTAAAAGCACCCGTAGTGCCATTGAGACGGTATTACCAACATCTCAAAATGCAGTGTCCAGGGCAGTGTACCTTCGGAGATTGAACATTCTTATG TCACAGAAAGAAGATAATTCAAACATTCAAAGATCAGCAACTCCTAATTCATATGG TTCAAGCACCAGGATGAAGCAAGTTCCCCTTCCACAAGTGAGGAATAGCTCACGTACAGGGACCAGCGCACCAAGGAATGTGAAGAATATTTCCATCAGTAGTGATCGATATCTAGGCTCATCAAAGACTGGACGCCAAAGCTCTCAAAG CTCTCTACACAAGTCCTATCCACAGTATGATGCGCCCTCGTTGCCCAAAAAGGAGCAGGTTCATAGATTCGAAGAGGAGCAGACCAACCTATATATCACACGGACGATGAAACGAAAGTCAGAG ATCCTATCTCACCGAGTTGATAGATTGTACTATCTCTGTGGATCAGGGTTCCCGGTGCAGGGCAGGTATGATGTCAGCGATGTTGAATTACAAAAACTACAAGACTTCTCTAGGGTTCGAAACAATAGCAGAGCTACAAG TGGTTTTTCAAGCGGAAGGAGTGTGCATAGTTTGACTGAATCTAGTCTGTTAACAGAAAGCAGG AGTAAGAGATCACCTCTTGGGTCACCGTTAGGATCACCTCGCTGCACACCCGTTCCTCCTAACATTGATCTTACCGTAGAAGGAAGTGGGGTCACTCACTCTGGtgacaaggtcaaaggtcatgcagTGTCAAACCAAAATCAGAATGAAGGGACTCCACAAGGTCAGATGTCTTCCAGAATCCAAG ATGGAAATACAATgaaggaagatgggaagaagaGTTCTGTGGACAGTGACTCCCATAACAGGAAAGCAGGAGACTCGTCTGAGAACCAGATTGCAGGTGCCAGTAGGACGGAGGACTCATCAGAAGAACAACATGCTATCCCTCATAGAACCGGAGAGACAGAACATGATGAGAAAGATAGGACTGAGTGCGAGAAAGATAGTGGACATGAAGTTAGGCAGAATGGAAAGTCGGATGGAAGAACTGATGAAGGAGGAGCATTGGAAGAAGATGGACAAGGAGCAGCCTTGAGGCAGCTTTCAACTGGTGGTGATGGAGACGGTGATGCGAACAAGGAATGCAGAAATGGTGGAGGAACACTTGTAGGAGGAGGCGGGGATGCTGCTGGTGTCTCAGGAGGACTGGCATCTGGTGATGCGATCAAGGATGCAGATGATTGCCATGGAGATGGTGATAATGCAGATGGTTGCCAAGGAGAGGGTGATGGTGCAAATGGTCGCCATGGAGACGGTCAAGATCGTGATGATGCAGATGGTTGCCATGGAGAGGGAGAAGATGACGTTGAAGAGATAGGAGGTGGAGAAGGCGGAGATGATGCCTTGAACAGACTCTCTTCTAGTGATGCCATACAGGAATCGGATGGTCAGCTTGGTGATGAGGATAAAGGAGAATGTCAAGataaagttcacaatgatggagAAGAAAGTGTCACATCAAAg CATCCAGTTCTTGGAGAAAGACAGGTAGAAAG TATTGCTCCAGGATTAAAACTTGATAAGACACCATGCACCATGAAGAAATCAGA TGTATACCTGACCGACTTTGGTGATCCCAAGGCACCAACATCGAGCGATAGAGACGGGAAGCCAATCCACAGCTACGGCCGGGAGATCGCTCAGCTGGAAAGTAAACTAGACAAGGTGGATACCTTGACCCAGGAAGTAGATGACATAGGTCAGGTGACAAGGGTGAATTCTGATGCATCTGATTGGGGGAATGTCAGCAACCAGGATGGGAACTATGAGAGCGGTGTGTTCGCCAGAGCTAGGAGTGACGAGGAGAGGAGGAAGGCTCTGCAGCGGAgggaggaaaggaaagaagcaaAGAATGCGGTTAAGGTGGAAGAGAGTGACGCCCAACGAGTCCGGGATAAAGCAGAAAAGGAAAGAGCTCTCAAACAGGCTAGGAAAATCAAGTTCAAG ATGGAGGATGTGTACAATTTTATCAGTAGCAGACAACGGGAAATCTTCAGCCAGAAGTTTAGGGAGCTGGACTCTGACGGAAATGGGAAGATTACTCTGAAAGAACTCACTAAAAAGATGCATTCCACTACTTCTAAGGATGATATTCGCCATCTACTTAAG GTGTTTGATTTGAACAAGGATAAAACTGTTGACCAGCGTGAGTTTGTGACGGTTGCTGCCCTCAATGACAAACTGACCGGGAAGGAGGTGACATCAGAGGCCGCACCGTTAGAACTGAACTTGAACCGGCTCTCTGTTCATATAACAGCTTACAAG GAAATGTTTGATGCTGTCGATCAGAACGGAGACGGACGTCTGGCGATGGACGAGATCATGTTCATCATCACGGTTTCAACCGGCATCGACATCGCGGTCGACAAGGAGGCCGTCCGTTACATCCACAACACCATAGACAAGGATGGGAATGGCAGCATTGATTTTGTGGAATATCTTGCCTTCATTCCTTTCTTCCAGAAGATCCATCAGCAAATTATCGGAAAGCCTGTCACGTTTGATGAGATTGAAGAGGCAAGGAGAGCTGTGAAAAAGGCTATGAATAGATAG
- the LOC129278896 gene encoding uncharacterized protein LOC129278896 isoform X2 — MLHKRATHPERLKASSLSSMYAATLPETTLPKIQLCNRMTRSAVELGQVSQKEDNSNIQRSATPNSYGCSLSVPWTFHSSTRMKQVPLPQVRNSSRTGTSAPRNVKNISISSDRYLGSSKTGRQSSQSSLHKSYPQYDAPSLPKKEQVHRFEEEQTNLYITRTMKRKSEILSHRVDRLYYLCGSGFPVQGRYDVSDVELQKLQDFSRVRNNSRATSGFSSGRSVHSLTESSLLTESRSKRSPLGSPLGSPRCTPVPPNIDLTVEGSGVTHSGDKVKGHAVSNQNQNEGTPQGQMSSRIQDGNTMKEDGKKSSVDSDSHNRKAGDSSENQIAGASRTEDSSEEQHAIPHRTGETEHDEKDRTECEKDSGHEVRQNGKSDGRTDEGGALEEDGQGAALRQLSTGGDGDGDANKECRNGGGTLVGGGGDAAGVSGGLASGDAIKDADDCHGDGDNADGCQGEGDGANGRHGDGQDRDDADGCHGEGEDDVEEIGGGEGGDDALNRLSSSDAIQESDGQLGDEDKGECQDKVHNDGEESVTSKHPVLGERQVESIAPGLKLDKTPCTMKKSDVYLTDFGDPKAPTSSDRDGKPIHSYGREIAQLESKLDKVDTLTQEVDDIGQVTRVNSDASDWGNVSNQDGNYESGVFARARSDEERRKALQRREERKEAKNAVKVEESDAQRVRDKAEKERALKQARKIKFKMEDVYNFISSRQREIFSQKFRELDSDGNGKITLKELTKKMHSTTSKDDIRHLLKVFDLNKDKTVDQREFVTVAALNDKLTGKEVTSEAAPLELNLNRLSVHITAYKEMFDAVDQNGDGRLAMDEIMFIITVSTGIDIAVDKEAVRYIHNTIDKDGNGSIDFVEYLAFIPFFQKIHQQIIGKPVTFDEIEEARRAVKKAMNR, encoded by the exons ATGCTACACAAAAGAG CTACCCACCCGGAGAGGCTGAAGGCATCCTCACTGAGCAGTATGTACGCAGCTACTCTGCCGGAGACGACCCTCCCAAAGATTCAACTCTGTAATAGAATGACTCGCAGTGCTGTTGAGCTTGGACAAGTG TCACAGAAAGAAGATAATTCAAACATTCAAAGATCAGCAACTCCTAATTCATATGG CTGTTCATTGTCAGTTCCATGGACGTTTCA TTCAAGCACCAGGATGAAGCAAGTTCCCCTTCCACAAGTGAGGAATAGCTCACGTACAGGGACCAGCGCACCAAGGAATGTGAAGAATATTTCCATCAGTAGTGATCGATATCTAGGCTCATCAAAGACTGGACGCCAAAGCTCTCAAAG CTCTCTACACAAGTCCTATCCACAGTATGATGCGCCCTCGTTGCCCAAAAAGGAGCAGGTTCATAGATTCGAAGAGGAGCAGACCAACCTATATATCACACGGACGATGAAACGAAAGTCAGAG ATCCTATCTCACCGAGTTGATAGATTGTACTATCTCTGTGGATCAGGGTTCCCGGTGCAGGGCAGGTATGATGTCAGCGATGTTGAATTACAAAAACTACAAGACTTCTCTAGGGTTCGAAACAATAGCAGAGCTACAAG TGGTTTTTCAAGCGGAAGGAGTGTGCATAGTTTGACTGAATCTAGTCTGTTAACAGAAAGCAGG AGTAAGAGATCACCTCTTGGGTCACCGTTAGGATCACCTCGCTGCACACCCGTTCCTCCTAACATTGATCTTACCGTAGAAGGAAGTGGGGTCACTCACTCTGGtgacaaggtcaaaggtcatgcagTGTCAAACCAAAATCAGAATGAAGGGACTCCACAAGGTCAGATGTCTTCCAGAATCCAAG ATGGAAATACAATgaaggaagatgggaagaagaGTTCTGTGGACAGTGACTCCCATAACAGGAAAGCAGGAGACTCGTCTGAGAACCAGATTGCAGGTGCCAGTAGGACGGAGGACTCATCAGAAGAACAACATGCTATCCCTCATAGAACCGGAGAGACAGAACATGATGAGAAAGATAGGACTGAGTGCGAGAAAGATAGTGGACATGAAGTTAGGCAGAATGGAAAGTCGGATGGAAGAACTGATGAAGGAGGAGCATTGGAAGAAGATGGACAAGGAGCAGCCTTGAGGCAGCTTTCAACTGGTGGTGATGGAGACGGTGATGCGAACAAGGAATGCAGAAATGGTGGAGGAACACTTGTAGGAGGAGGCGGGGATGCTGCTGGTGTCTCAGGAGGACTGGCATCTGGTGATGCGATCAAGGATGCAGATGATTGCCATGGAGATGGTGATAATGCAGATGGTTGCCAAGGAGAGGGTGATGGTGCAAATGGTCGCCATGGAGACGGTCAAGATCGTGATGATGCAGATGGTTGCCATGGAGAGGGAGAAGATGACGTTGAAGAGATAGGAGGTGGAGAAGGCGGAGATGATGCCTTGAACAGACTCTCTTCTAGTGATGCCATACAGGAATCGGATGGTCAGCTTGGTGATGAGGATAAAGGAGAATGTCAAGataaagttcacaatgatggagAAGAAAGTGTCACATCAAAg CATCCAGTTCTTGGAGAAAGACAGGTAGAAAG TATTGCTCCAGGATTAAAACTTGATAAGACACCATGCACCATGAAGAAATCAGA TGTATACCTGACCGACTTTGGTGATCCCAAGGCACCAACATCGAGCGATAGAGACGGGAAGCCAATCCACAGCTACGGCCGGGAGATCGCTCAGCTGGAAAGTAAACTAGACAAGGTGGATACCTTGACCCAGGAAGTAGATGACATAGGTCAGGTGACAAGGGTGAATTCTGATGCATCTGATTGGGGGAATGTCAGCAACCAGGATGGGAACTATGAGAGCGGTGTGTTCGCCAGAGCTAGGAGTGACGAGGAGAGGAGGAAGGCTCTGCAGCGGAgggaggaaaggaaagaagcaaAGAATGCGGTTAAGGTGGAAGAGAGTGACGCCCAACGAGTCCGGGATAAAGCAGAAAAGGAAAGAGCTCTCAAACAGGCTAGGAAAATCAAGTTCAAG ATGGAGGATGTGTACAATTTTATCAGTAGCAGACAACGGGAAATCTTCAGCCAGAAGTTTAGGGAGCTGGACTCTGACGGAAATGGGAAGATTACTCTGAAAGAACTCACTAAAAAGATGCATTCCACTACTTCTAAGGATGATATTCGCCATCTACTTAAG GTGTTTGATTTGAACAAGGATAAAACTGTTGACCAGCGTGAGTTTGTGACGGTTGCTGCCCTCAATGACAAACTGACCGGGAAGGAGGTGACATCAGAGGCCGCACCGTTAGAACTGAACTTGAACCGGCTCTCTGTTCATATAACAGCTTACAAG GAAATGTTTGATGCTGTCGATCAGAACGGAGACGGACGTCTGGCGATGGACGAGATCATGTTCATCATCACGGTTTCAACCGGCATCGACATCGCGGTCGACAAGGAGGCCGTCCGTTACATCCACAACACCATAGACAAGGATGGGAATGGCAGCATTGATTTTGTGGAATATCTTGCCTTCATTCCTTTCTTCCAGAAGATCCATCAGCAAATTATCGGAAAGCCTGTCACGTTTGATGAGATTGAAGAGGCAAGGAGAGCTGTGAAAAAGGCTATGAATAGATAG